In the genome of Salvelinus sp. IW2-2015 unplaced genomic scaffold, ASM291031v2 Un_scaffold987, whole genome shotgun sequence, one region contains:
- the LOC112069324 gene encoding sorting and assembly machinery component 50 homolog B, translating to MGTVHARSMDPLPMHGRDMGVHPDDMIEVQEAEHETKQEVLENKDVVVQHVNIEGLGRTKEDLLGYEISEVFDAKNLIDVMKKSHIARQKLLRLGIFKEVEVVIDTSDGADALPNGLDVTFEVTEMKRLTGSYNTMVGNNEGSMVLGVKLPNVFGRAEKLTFQFSYGTKETSYGLSFFKPQPGNFERNLALNLYKVTGQFPWSSLKETDRGVSTELNFPLWRTNHTLKWEGVWRELGCLARSASFAVREESGHTLKSALSHTMSIDTRNSAIFPKKGALLRINQELAGYTGGDASFLKEDFELQVNRRLVWDSVLSASLWGGCLLPIGGRPSSIADRFYLGGPTSVRGFGMYSIGPQSEGEVTCSLFVPSVEEEVCPEEVSEATPARTKGRGVYRWSPLPSTPLPQVVTCRTQIEWAIVCLCICVHSASFVPLLTCKCFLSPGEGPRAHLQKLAECIRWSYGAGIVLRLGNIARLELNYCIPMGVQSGDRICDGVQFGAGIRFL from the exons ATGGGGACTGTCCACGCCAGG AGTATGGACCCTCTCCCGATGCACGGGCGTGACATGGGCGTTCATCCCGACGACATGATTGAGGTGCAAGAGGCAGAACATGAGACTAAACAGGAGGTCCTAGAAAACAAAGAC GTTGTTGTCCAACATGTCAACATTGAGGGCTTGGGCCGAACGAAAGAGGATCTGCTGGGCTATGAAATCTCAGAGGTCTTCGATGCTAAAAACCTTATTGAT GTCATGAAGAAGTCTCATATTGCCAGACAGAAATTGCTGCGTCTGGGCATTTTCAAAGAGGTGGAGGTCGTCATTGATACATCAGATG GTGCGGATGCGTTGCCCAATGGTCTGGACGTGACGTTCGAGGTGACAGAGATGAAGAGGCTGACAGGCAGCTACAACACCATGGTCGGCAACAACGAGGGCAGCATg GTGTTGGGTGTGAAGCTTCCTAACGTGTTTGGCCGTGCTGAGAAGTTAACCTTCCAGTTCTCCTACGGGACCAAAGAGACTTCCTACGGCCTGTCCTTCTTCAAGCCCCAGCCAGGCAACTTCGAACGCAA CCTCGCTCTAAACCTCTACAAAGTCACAGGCCAGTTTCCATGGAGCTCcctcaaagagacagacagaggagtctCCACTGAGCtcaat ttTCCTCTGTGGAGGACCAACCACACTCTGAAGTGGGAGGGTGTGTGGAGGGAGCTGGGTTGTCTGGCACGCAGTGCCTCCTTCGCCGTGCGAGAAGAGAGCGGRCACACCCTCAAGTCTGCCCTCTCG CACACCATGTCCATTGACACCAGGAACTCTGCCATCTTCCCCAAGAAAGGTGCCTTACTGAGGATCAACcag GAGCTGGCTGGCTATACAGGCGGAGATGCAAGCTTCCTGAAGGAGGACTTTGAGCTGCAGGTCAACAGACGGCTGGTCTGGGACTCG gtcctctccgcctctctctggGGTGGGTGTCTCCTCCCCATTGGAGGTAGACCGTCCTCCATCGCTGACAG GTTCTATCTGGGCGGTCCCACCAGTGTGCGAGGATTTGGAATGTACAGCATCGGCCCACAGAGCGAGGGTGAGGTCACGTGCTCTCTGTTT GTTCCCAGCGTTGAGGAAGAAGTGTGTCCTGAAGAGGTCTCCGAAGCCACCCCGGCCCGGACGAAGGGCAGAGGAGTGTACAGGTGGAGCCCGCTGCCCAGTACGCCTCTCCCCCAGGTAGTCACCTGCAGAACACAG attgaaTGGGCAATTGTCTGTTTGTGCATCTGTGTGCATTCTGCCTCTTTTGTGCCTCTTCTTACGTGTAAGTGTTTCCTGTCCCCAGGAGAGGGTCCAAGAGCACACCTWCAGAAGCTGGCGGAGTGTATCCGCTGGTCGTATGGAGCAGGCATCGTGTTGCGTCTCGGGAACATCGCCAGGCTGGAGCTCAACTACTGCATTCCCATGGGGGTTCAGAGTGGAGACAG GATATGCGACGGCGTCCAGTTTGGAGCAGGAATCCGTTTCCTGTGA